Within the Glycine max cultivar Williams 82 chromosome 12, Glycine_max_v4.0, whole genome shotgun sequence genome, the region AATTAGATACAGTGATACACTGCTTCAATTCCTAATCAATCAGTGTAATATATAGGGCCGTTTGCCGCTGATCATTGGTGATCTCTAGATTAGACTTAGAGGATCTGAGCTTTTGATAGGATGCTGTTGGTTGTTAGGTTTGATGCTTATCCCTGTTATAATGTGCAGGGTACGGAGAGTGACGAACTAGCTGCAGCATCAAAGCTTGAGGATGATGTCAATTTTTATCAAACTGTGGTAGCTGATGTGGCGAAGCTTTTCCATATTGATCCGAGTGTTAAACGCCCTGCTTTGATCTTGCTCaagaaagaggaagagaaatTGAACCATTTTGGTCTGTTCCTTTTACTTCTCCCTCCTTtccctttgaaaaaaaaagtagacattctgttttttttctttttaagtcaGAAACTTAGATATATTTCACCCTATCTCTGCAGATGGCCAATTTGTAAAAGCTGAAATAGCCGATTTTGTAACCTCCAACAAGCTTCCTTTGGTTACAATTTTTACAAGAGAAAGTGCCCCGGTAATCTTTGAAAGTCAAATCAAGAAACAGGTAATTACTTATATTTCTGTATTGTCAATCTAGGAACAAATATTCCTTGTGAATGGAATCTTGACAGACTTCTAACCTTGTTGTATGTTAAAATTTCACTTTTAGTTGTTGCTGTTTGTGACTTCAAATGATACAGAGAAGTTTGTTCCAGTATTTAAAGAAGCAGCAAAAAAATTCAAGGGGAAGGTATATTTCCTTACATATACTAGTATTTTACACACTGTCATTGCATTCTTTATCTATAGTCTAGACAAATTGTATATATTGCTAATGCTGAGTGCTGAATCTTCagatatttcaaatttgatcTTTCTTTCTGTTGTTCATTCAtacatttttctcaaaatagtcccatttatcatttaaaaattaagaaatcataaattttagttttctttttcttacttttaataattataactcTTTCACCCACCCTTCCCCCCAAAATATTTAGTTTTGGTCAATAATGTATTTCTACTGTACGTTGATCTGTTGCAGCtgatctttgttcatgtggAATTGGATAATGAAGATGTAGGAAAGCCTGTTGCAGATTATTTTGGTATCACTGGGAATGGTCCCAAAGTAATAATTTccccttttttattaattttattttagtggttGAGTCACAAGATTCTTCTAATGTTAAGTTGTTAGATTCAAAATAGCCAAATAGGAAGTAAATTAGGTAACTGATGAAATTCCCAATATAGGTACTTGCATATACAGGAAACGATGATGGAAGAAAATTTTTGCTTGATGAGGAGCTGACTGTTGACACAATTACGGTactcttctcttccttcttgGAACATGCATAAATGCTTTCTTCTATGTTTTAGAAAGGCTTGGAACAGATTGTGGCTAAAAATttgtattctttatttttttctcaggCATTTGGGAATGATTTCCTTGAAGAAAAGCTAAAACCTTTCCTCAAGTCTGATCCAGTTCCTGAAAGTGTAAGTTATTTTGTTGTACATCCATGTTCTGTTGGCCAGATTTTTCGTGTCTGACATTTGCTAACTTGATGACAGAATGACGGTGATGTGAAAATAGTTGTTGGGAATAACTTTGATGAAATTGTTTTGGATGAGTCAAAGGATGTTTTGCTTGAGGTACAATTCAAATCCGTTAGTTTCCAAGTTATATATTTCCATGTGCAGCTTGTTTGTGTTAATCTAATCGATGGTTGCTGTAATATTAGATTTATGCACCCTGGTGCGGTCACTGCCAAGCCCTGGAACCAACATACAACAAGCTTGCTAAACATCTTCGCAACATTGAGTCTATTGTTATAGCCAAGATGGACGGAACAACAAATGAGCATCCCAGGGCCAAGGTAAACCCAAATTTAAACTAGATGTTGACAGAATATACTATAGTTTGTGCTATTGCTATTATCAATAATTTGCATTTGCTCTAACACTTggtatgttttgaattttcatgAATGTTGAGTACTAACCGAGTTATGTTCTCCACTTTGCAGTCTGATGGATTCCCCACCCTTCTCTTCTTCCCAGCAGGCAACAAGAGTTCTGACCCTGTGCGTGATTATTAAATGACAGCGCACAGTTTTTCTATTCAGCTATCCTGGATTAGCATGCACTGTATCACTAGATGATCTAATATGTATCTGTTTCATTGTATATGCAGATTCCTGTTGATGTGGATCATACAGTGAAAGCCTTTTATAAGTTCCTCAGGAAACATGCATCAATCCCATTCCAGCTCCAGAAACCAACCTCAACTGCTAAAACCGGGAGTGAGAGTTCCTATGTCAAGGAGAGCCAAAGCAGCAGCACGGATGTGAAGGATGAATTATGAGACTTAAAGGACACTTCTATTGATAAAGAGATATGATTCAGAAATTCAGACAGCTGATAACGGAGTGAAAATGTGCATAGCAAAGAAAGTGACTCAATGATTGGGAGAGAAAGCCGTATATTTTTCCTCACCCTGGCCAAAAGACAACTAGCCAAGTAAAGGGTAGTGGAAAAATAAGGTAACCTGTGTATTAGTTTCTTCAACTTTTACATGTTTGAGTATCAGAATTTTGGGgagactaattttaaaaatggctCGAAATTTTATTTTCGGTGTCAGAATACTGGTTATTTTTGCCCTTAGGTTAAGCTTTAGTTGATAAAAATtgttgaataataaataaaaaaatgaactttcATTAGAGAATGGGTTTGGCATGCAAGGCAAATTATATGAGTTGTGTTGTTATTTGCTTGtacaaaagttattttaaatatttgacaaACTACCGACAAAAAGGCATTTCATAAACTCAACTCAGGTCAATTACCAACCACTCCGAAATTTTCAATTCCTAAATTCGTAATGACACCCACCCCTGAATCAAGGGTGATACTGTCCGATTGTTCTGTTTTTTATACGTAGTTGTCTTTTTAAAAAGCTAGGGATGTCCAAACAAGTTCGGCCTGATGGGTGGACATGCATAACCAGTACAAGGGTAAAACTTCCTGCATTATGGGAAGCCCATTGTAGATGCAATTTACATTCTGGAATGGGCTGGCTTTCCATTATGCAATGGAAAATGCAGTAAGTAATAGTGGCCAGCAATTTCacgatttttttcattttgctcTTCCATAAAAGGGATACGGATCAGCCAATCCGGAAGCCTCATACGGATTAGTTGATCTGTAAGGCTTACAGATTGGGTTCATATGGATTAATTGATCCGTAAGCCTCATATGAATtacatatattataaatgttgAACATGTGACTTTCAAgttattaacattaaaaattttaatgtatatttaatacgcatgtaaatttaaaaataaattttgtaacaattaattttttatataacttgtatgaattatttaagtcgtatattttttataaataaaaaatatttattattaaaaaattaatttattaataaattaagaaaacatttttgaaaaaaatttaaaagaaaacactTACAGATCACATAATCTCATACAGATTACGGGATCTTACATAATCCATATGAGATATACGAATTATAtaatccataaaaataaaaaacacttaagggtatttttagaattttattttaatgttgggtgcacaagcAATATGCCTGTGCACCTAGCAAAGCCCAATAGTGGGAGGGGAGCATGCAACAGCCCCTATACAAACTACGAATGGATTGGATTACAGTTCAATCTGCTAATCTGAAGCAGGTTGGGTTGGATTGAATGGCACGTTTAACTTGCCAATCATTAAAATATAGGTCAAATttctctatttaaaatataataactatttaattATCTTCGGTCAATACAATAAATCATCCAAGATCTATGCCGACAATGAGACAATGCATTATTGGAATAACTCAAAAAGGAACTATTCCTTGAATGCGAGAATCtcatttttcttaaagattTTCATTTATGATCAAATGAAATTCATCAATCTAAAGAACGAGTTAAAAAATGACCAAAAGCAAGCTTAACTTTCCTAAAATGCTAACGAACAACTCCTTGTAATgacatctttcaaaaaaaaaaaaaaaga harbors:
- the LOC100785630 gene encoding protein disulfide isomerase-like 1-4; this translates as MLSRKRLIVSLSLATLLLFSSLSLTLCDKIPPQNDNNNDDDEDLSFLEEPDDAAATSHHGHFPDPDRFDEDGDDDGDFGDFSGFDHSTEEAFEVDDKDVVVLKERNFTTVVENNRFIMVEFYAPWCGHCQALAPEYAAAATELKPDGVVLAKVDATVENELANEYDVQGFPTVFFFVDGVHKPYTGQRTKDAIVTWIKKKIGPGVSNITTVDDAERILTAESKVVLGLLNSLVGTESDELAAASKLEDDVNFYQTVVADVAKLFHIDPSVKRPALILLKKEEEKLNHFDGQFVKAEIADFVTSNKLPLVTIFTRESAPVIFESQIKKQLLLFVTSNDTEKFVPVFKEAAKKFKGKLIFVHVELDNEDVGKPVADYFGITGNGPKVLAYTGNDDGRKFLLDEELTVDTITAFGNDFLEEKLKPFLKSDPVPESNDGDVKIVVGNNFDEIVLDESKDVLLEIYAPWCGHCQALEPTYNKLAKHLRNIESIVIAKMDGTTNEHPRAKSDGFPTLLFFPAGNKSSDPIPVDVDHTVKAFYKFLRKHASIPFQLQKPTSTAKTGSESSYVKESQSSSTDVKDEL